A stretch of the Carassius carassius chromosome 6, fCarCar2.1, whole genome shotgun sequence genome encodes the following:
- the LOC132142619 gene encoding alpha-1D adrenergic receptor-like, which yields MTFSKLLNGSKDEFPSDSLSNISNTTCESITLDSQVIGVGVFLAVFILLAIVGNILVILSVLCNKHLQTVTNFFIVNLAIADLLLSTIVLPFSASLEVLGCWVFGRVFCNIWAAVDVLCCTASILSLCIISIDRYIGVKYCLKYPTIMTERKAGVILVVLWVSSMVISIGPLLGWKEPPPSDESICRITEEPGYALFSSLFSFYLPLMVILVMYTRVYIVARRTTKSLEAGVKRERDKSTEVVLRIHCRSIPEDPSTSSKNKNHPFRSSLSVRLMKFSREKKAAKTLAIVVGMFILCWLPFFFVLPLGSFFPALKPSEMVFKVIFWLGYFNSCINPIIYPCSSKEFQRAFTRLVRCQCQRRRRILRRFYDQRWRTAMQGAQRDPHRDYCSGFPFHEQCGNSMYSCQNKSRPLSLKSWSFLPPLQKSSFQLKEKMNNLSNKIKNGTGKNSTSALARTEIDTVSMGIYNDCGDQSTYQIYDLTECYGLKETDI from the exons ATGACATTTTCTAAACTGCTGAACGGGAGCAAGGATGAATTCCCCTCGGACTCTCTCTCCAACATCAGCAACACCACCTGTGAGAGCATCACCCTCGACTCTCAAGTCATCGGTGTCGGAGTCTTTCTGGCCGTTTTCATTTTGCTGGCGATCGTCGGAAACATTTTGGTTATTCTGTCGGTGCTGTGCAACAAACATTTGCAGACGGTCACCAACTTCTTCATTGTGAACCTGGCCATCGCGGACCTTCTTCTTAGTACCATCGTCCTGCCGTTCTCCGCGTCTCTGGAGGTGCTGGGATGCTGGGTGTTCGGTCGGGTCTTCTGCAACATCTGGGCAGCGGTAGATGTGCTCTGTTGCACGGCGTCTATTTTAAGTTTGTGCATTATATCTATAGACAGGTACATCGGAGTTAAATACTGTCTGAAATACCCCACTATCATGACAGAACGGAAAGCAGGTGTCATCCTCGTGGTGCTCTGGGTTTCTTCAATGGTGATTTCCATCGGACCGCTTTTGGGATGGAAAGAGCCCCCACCTTCTGATGAGAGCATCTGCCGCATCACGGAGGAACCGGGTTATGCTCTGTTCTCCTCTTTATTCTCCTTCTACCTCCCGCTCATGGTGATTTTAGTCATGTATACTAGAGTATACATCGTGGCCCGCAGGACTACAAAAAGTTTGGAAGCGGGTGTGAAAAGGGAGAGAGATAAATCAACGGAAGTGGTGTTGAGGATACATTGCAGGAGCATACCGGAGGATCCGAGCACGAGCTCGAAAAACAAAAATCACCCGTTCAGAAGTTCACTGTCCGTGAGACTCATGAAGTTCTCCAGGGAAAAGAAAGCTGCTAAAACCCTCGCCATCGTCGTGGGGATGTTCATTCTTTGTTGGCTACCGTTTTTCTTCGTTTTGCCTTTGG GCTCTTTTTTCCCAGCTCTGAAGCCCTCTGAGATGGTGTTCAAAGTAATCTTCTGGTTGGGCTACTTCAACAGTTGCATTAACCCCATAATTTACCCCTGCTCGAGCAAGGAATTCCAGCGTGCCTTCACCCGTCTGGTGCGCTGCCAGTGCCAGCGGCGCCGCCGCATCCTCCGCCGGTTCTACGACCAGCGCTGGAGAACAGCCATGCAAGGAGCCCAGAGGGACCCACACAGAGACTACTGCTCTGGATTTCCCTTTCACGAGCAGTGTGGTAACTCTATGTATTCCTGCCAGAACAAGAGCCGGCCTCTTAGTCTGAAGAGCTGGAGCTTCTTACCCCCTTTACAGAAGTCCTCCTTCCAGCTAAAGGAGAAAATGAACAATCTTTCCAATAAGATTAAGAATGGGACGGGGAAGAATAGCACATCTGCTCTGGCCCGGACAGAGATTGACACGGTCTCCATGGGGATCTATAACGACTGCGGCGATCAGAGCACTTACCAGATCTACGACCTCACAGAGTGCTACGGCCTGAAGGAAACAGACATCTAA